In a single window of the Vitis vinifera cultivar Pinot Noir 40024 chromosome 6, ASM3070453v1 genome:
- the LOC100260253 gene encoding vacuolar protein sorting-associated protein 24 homolog 1 → MEKVMNILKPKPNPQQQLRDWQRKLRQECRNIERQIRDIQREEKGVQKAIREAAKRNDMVSAKTLAMEIVRSRRTVNRLHENKAQLNSISMHLGESVAIARTVGHLSKSAEVMKLVNNLMKAPEVAVTMQEFSKEMTKAGVIEEIVNDAVDTALDSEDIEEEIEEEVDKVLTAIAGETAAQLPEAVRKERVKQPAQTAEADDEEAIAEGADDEEELEEIRARLAKVRS, encoded by the exons ATGGAGAAAgtgatgaatattttgaaaccCAAACCAAACCCACAGCAACAACTCAGAGATTGGCAACGGAAACTCCGTCAAGAGTGTCGCAACATCGAACGCCAAATTCGAG ATATACAGAGAGAAGAGAAAGGTGTGCAGAAAGCAATTAGGGAAGCAGCCAAGAGAAATGATATGGTGTCTGCTAAG ACACTTGCTATGGAAATTGTGAGATCTAGAAGAACAGTGAACCGTCTTCATGAAAACAAGGCTCAATTGAATTCTATATCAATGCACCTTGGGGAAAGTGTTG CAATTGCTCGTACGGTGGGGCATTTGTCGAAGAGTGCAGAGGTAATGAAACTTGTTAATAACCTCATGAAGGCTCCTGAAGTGGCTGTCACGATGCAAGAATTCAGCAAAGAAATGACTAAG GCAGGGGTGATCGAGGAGATTGTGAATGATGCTGTTGACACAGCACTGGATTCTGAGGACATCGAAGAGGAGATTGAAGAAGAAGTTGACAAGGTCTTAACTGCAATTGCTGGTGAGACTGCTGCACAGCTGCCTGAAGCAGTCAGGAAGGAAAGGGTAAAGCAACCTGCCCAGACAGCAGAAGCTGATGAT gagGAAGCAATCGCTGAGGGTGCTGATGATGAGGAAGAACTAGAAGAAATAAGGGCCAGACTTGCCAAAGTTAGGTCCTAG